From the Debaryomyces hansenii CBS767 chromosome F complete sequence genome, the window agaaattgaaactgttgatgaaatattggGTTACGCAACAAAACCAGGATTTTTGTTCTACTGTTTCATGGTAACGCTTTATTCGTTATTCATGATATACAAGATTGTTCCTCAATACGGCCATACCAACCCTATGATTTACATCTCTATTTGTTCTTCTGTTGGTTCTATTTCTGTCATGTCTATCAAAGCCTTTGGTATTGCCTTAAAATTAACTTTGAGTGGCCATAATCAGTTCACATATGTTTCCACCTACTTGTTTATTGGTGTTGTGGTGTTGTGTATCTTGACAcagatgaattatttcaataaggCTTTGGATCAATTTGATACTTCAATTGTCAACCCATTATACTACGTTACCTTTACCACATTCACTTTAGCGGCATcctttattttatttagaGGATTCAATACTACCTCAGCCATTAAcattatttcattattaatcgggtttttgattatattcaGTGGggtttatttattaaatatttctagaAAGAACAACGATGGTAAAGACAATAGAGAAATATTCGGTGTTCACAATGGAAAAGAAATGGCACCTTTAGACAATGGAGTTGGTGGATTTTCGTCGATGAGAAGATCATTACAAGTTAACAGACAAGATTATAATGAAGAGGAAACG encodes:
- a CDS encoding DEHA2F06644p (similar to CA5508|IPF745 Candida albicans IPF745 unknown function); its protein translation is MVDDKYIGLALAMSSSLAIGTSFIITKKGLIDASARNGSSQVQGHEYLQNPIWWAGMITMAIGEVANFAAYTFAPAILVTPLGALSVIIGAVLAAVFLKEELGTLGKMGCAICLMGSVIIVLHAPPDKEIETVDEILGYATKPGFLFYCFMVTLYSLFMIYKIVPQYGHTNPMIYISICSSVGSISVMSIKAFGIALKLTLSGHNQFTYVSTYLFIGVVVLCILTQMNYFNKALDQFDTSIVNPLYYVTFTTFTLAASFILFRGFNTTSAINIISLLIGFLIIFSGVYLLNISRKNNDGKDNREIFGVHNGKEMAPLDNGVGGFSSMRRSLQVNRQDYNEEETVGLRRFDSFELGSDEDSQDYHQRT